The proteins below come from a single Fusarium verticillioides 7600 chromosome 3, whole genome shotgun sequence genomic window:
- a CDS encoding dihydroxy-acid dehydratase: protein MSDPRKTVVNPDYDLDQPITSKVGLRQGLASYGDPHFSLFLRKVFIKALGYSEDALSRPIIGIVNTYSSFNPCHANIPQLIDAVKRGVQLNGGLAIDFPTISIHESFSSPTSMYLRNLMSMDTEEMIAAQPCDAVVLIGGCDKTTPAQLMGGISANKPILHLVTGPMMPGSHRGVRIGACTDCRNNWAKYRAGTLDIEDISAINDELAPTGGTCGVMGTASTMASILVGLGMMPFAGATAPAVSATRLRIAEATGGLAVAACKDVERLRPQALLSRESFLNAITVLQAIGGSTNAVVHLMAIIGRHPKVAGTITLETIDEIGRKTPLLVDLKPSGDNYMTDFHNSGGMLALFHELKPLLHLDALTVTGRTLGEEIAHNSLIPVPRELSVIQPFDRPLYPASSLVVLKGNLAPGGAIMKASASKYRKLLQHTGKAVVFANSADMAERIDDPDLDVSPDSVLVLQNIGPIGNPGMPEAGMIPIPRKIASQGVLDMLRLSDGRMSGTAGGTIGLHISPESADPNSPLGIVRNGDLITLDVEKRQLSVDLSDEEISQRIQERLKIFQQAEGAATPWVKRERMRGYRGLYMRSVNQAELGADFDFLTAEGPQKSQY, encoded by the exons ATGTCAGACCCCAGGAAAACAGTGGTGAACCCAGACTACGACCTCGACCAGCCCATCACATCAAAAGTCGGCCTCCGCCAAGGCCTCGCCTCCTACGGCGATCCTCacttctccctctttctccGCAAGGTGTTCATCAAAGCCCTCGGCTACAGTGAAGATGCCCTCTCACGCCCCATCATTGGAATCGTGAATACATACTCTAGCTTCAACCCCTGCCATGCCAATATTCCTCAGCTCATTGATGCTGTAAAGAGGGGTGTTCAGCTCAATGGCGGGTTGGCGATTGACTTCCCTACTATTAGTATCCATGAGAGCTTCTCATCGCCGACGAGTATGTATTTGAGGAATCTGATGAGTATGGATACGGAGGAGATGATTGCCGCGCAGCCTTGTGATGCTGTTGTGTTGATTGGTG GTTGTGACAAGACTACACCTGCTCAACTGATGGGAGGTATCTCAGCAAACAAGCccatccttcatcttgtcaCTGGCCCAATGATGCCCGGTAGTCATCGCGGCGTGCGCATCGGAGCTTGCACAGACTGTCGCAACAACTGGGCCAAGTACAGAGCAGGAACTCTTGATATCGAAGATATTTCCGCTATCAACGATGAGTTAGCACCAACT GGAGGAACTTGTGGTGTCATGGGCACAGCATCTACCATGGCCTCCATTCTCGTTGGACTCGGCATGATGCCTTTTGCTGGCGCCACTGCCCCAGCTGTATCAGCAACAAGGTTGCGAATTGCAGAAGCCACCGGAGGACTCGCAGTTGCAGCTTGCAAAGACGTTGAACGGCTGCGGCCGCAAGCTTTGCTCTCGCGGGAGTCGTTCTTAAACGCCATCACGGTACTTCAGGCAATCGGCGGTTCAACGAATGCTGTAGTCCACCTGATGGCTATCATCGGCCGCCACCCCAAGGTTGCGGGCACGATAACATTGGAGACCATCGACGAGATTGGTCGCAAGACACCGTTGCTGGTTGATCTGAAACCAAGTGGTGATAACTACATGACAGACTTCCATAACTCAG GTGGTATGCTCGCTTTGTTCCATGAACTCAAGCctctgcttcatctcgatGCATTGACAGTCACGGGCCGAACACTAGGAGAAGAAATTGCCCACAACTCTCTGATCCCCGTTCCTCGAGAACTAAGTGTCATTCAGCCATTTGACAGGCCATTATATCCAGCGTCTTCTTTGGTAGTGTTAAAAGGCAACCTGGCCCCAGGGGGCGCCATCATGAAAGCCAGTGCTTCCAAGTACAGAAAGCTATTACAGCATACCGGCAAAGCCGTCGTTTTCGCAAACTCTGCGGACATGGCAGAGAGAATCGATGATCCTGATCTGGACGTGTCACCCGACAGTGTCCTGGTTCTCCAGAATATTGGCCCAATTGGAAACCCCGGTATGCCAGAGGCAGGCATGATCCCCATCCCAAGAAAGATTGCCTCTCAGGGAGTATTGGATATGCTGCGTCTATCAGACGGCCGCATGAGTGGAACAGCAGGTGGAACAATCGGCCTGCATATCTCCCCAGAATCAGCAGATCCCAACTCCCCGCTCGGTATCGTCAGGAACGGCGATCTCATCACACTTGACGTCGAAAAGAGACAGCTCTCTGTCGATCTATCTGACGAAGAAATATCACAAAGGATCCAGGAGAGactcaagatcttccagcAAGCTGAGGGTGCTGCCACACCAtgggtgaagagggagagaatgagaggtTATCGGGGCTTATACATGCGGAGCGTGAACCAGGCTGAGCTGGGAGCTGATTTTGACTTTTTGACTGCAGAAGGGCCACAAAAGTCTCAATACTAA
- a CDS encoding high-affinity nickel-transporter translates to MPHFTIPRLQTLSKPKFLNGIPNNSIFAIATLIAVNALVWIAAGIVLHFHPRLISPAALSYVLGLRHALDADHIAAIDLMTRRLIASGQRPATVGTFFSLGHSTIVIVTCIVVAATSGALRERFDGFQHVGNIVGTSVSATFLIILCIGNGWVLYKLIQRLQTLLQERRNQVRLEGFVEEETQIQDHFALEGGGFLTRVFKRLFRVIDRPWKMYPLGVVFGLGFDTSSEIAILGIASIQAVQGTSIWLILIFPILFTAGMCMLDTTDGALMMALYTSKAFSRDVVAILYYSIVLTGITVVVSAFIGIVQVLSLIQNVADPQGRFWDGVSSIGDHFDIVGGSICGVFLIVGLGSIFLYKPWRRRVERQQQSLIQTPEPSLDAQSPAPSTEREDGGFVQAQRIV, encoded by the exons ATGCCACACTTCACGATCCCTCGCCTCCAAACACTCAGCAAACCAAAGTTCCTCAATGGCATACCAAATAATAGTATCTTTGCTATAGCGACTCTCATCGCAGTCAATGCCCTGGTATGGATCGCTGCAGGCATCGTTCTGCACTTCCATCCGCGCCTAATCTCGCCAGCTGCTCTCTCATATGTTCTTGGTCTTCGCCATGCCTTGGACGCAGACCACATCGCAGCTATTGACCTGATGACACGTCGTCTCATAGCATCAGGTCAGCGCCCAGCTACAGTGGGGACATTCTTCTCGCTCGGTCATAGCACAATCGTCATAGTAACATGCATTGTCGTCGCAGCTACGAGCGGCGCTTTAAGGGAAAGGTTCGATGGATTTCAGCACGTAGGAAATATAGTTGGCACGAGTGTCAGTGCCACATTTCTTATAATTCTCTGTATAGGAAATGGCTGGGTTCTGTACAAGCTCATCCAGCGCTTGCAAACACTTCTGCAAGAGCGGAGAAATCAAGTTCGACTCGAAGGATTCGTTGAGGAGGAAACTCAGATTCAGGATCACTTTGCTCTAGAGGGAGGAGGGTTTTTGACACGAGTCTTCAAAAGGTTGTTTCGAGTTATTGACAGACCTTGGAAAATGTACCCCCTAGGCGTGGTATTCGGTCTTGGGTTCGACACAAGCTCAGAGATTGCGATACTGGGTATTGCGAGCATTCAGGCGGTGCAAGGGACAAGTATCTGGTTGATTTTAATTTTTCCTATTCTCTTCACAG CTGGCATGTGCATGCTCGACACCACAGACGGAGCCCTCATGATGGCCCTATACACGTCAAAAGCGTTCTCAAGAGACGTGGTGGCTATCCTGTACTATTCCATCGTCCTCACAGGAATTACAGTCGTGGTATCAGCATTCATCGGCATCGTCCAGGTCCTCTCCCTGATACAGAACGTCGCAGACCCTCAGGGACGTTTCTGGGATGGAGTTTCCTCTATCGGCGACCACTTCGATATTGTGGGAGGGAGCATCTGTGGAGTATTCCTGATCGTGGGCCTGGGATCAATTTTTTTATACAAACCTTGGAGAAGGCGCGTGGAGAGGCAACAGCAAAGCTTGATTCAGACTCCAGAGCCCTCTTTGGACGCTCAATCGCCTGCGCCTTCGACAGAGCGTGAGGATGGCGGATTTGTTCAGGCACAGAGAATTGTTTAG